DNA from Coriobacteriaceae bacterium:
GGTTGCCGATTTTACGAATGTATCGGCCATCAATATCTGCTTGACTACCTTGACCGAGTGCATCGCTCCAGTCGTAATGGGCGCCCGCGCGATAGGCTCGCTCACTGTTGGTCAGCTCGAGCAGAAGGTTGTCCAGCCGTGCGATATCCATTACATCACCATCGTTGATTCGGTCATATTCTGCCGTGGTTTTGATATTAGCAGGGCTGCGCGCTCGGCGTACTCTGACTTCAATGAATTTGAAAGGCTGTTTTGGAGGAGCGTATATGGCGGCGTATTTTGAGCAGGTGCTTGGCGGCATCTACGACAACCACGTGCTTCCGTTCTTGTGGCTCAAGGGCGAGGCGCGCGAGACGATCACCGAGTATCTGGAGCAGATCGCTGGGGCGGACATCCGCGAGGTCTGCCTGGAATCGCGCACGCATCCCGATTTCTGTCGCGACGGCTGGTGGTCTGACCTGCGCTTTATCATCGGCGAGTGCAAGCGCCTGGGGTTAAAGATCTGGCTGCTCGACGACGCCCACTTCCCCACAGGCTATGCCAACGGCGCGCTTGCGGGCGATGGCGTCGACCCCGCGCTCAAGAAAACCGTGCTCAAGCATCGCACGATTACGGTCGTTGGTCCCCAGCCGTCCACGACTATCAAGCTCGGTAATCTCATGGACCCCACCGAGCGCTTTGTGGGCGCAGCGGCTTTTGATGCCGCCGGTGCGCCACTCGATCTTGCGCTTGCTGTTGAGCATGGTGACGATGGCGCACCCGCCCGCCTGCGTTTTGACGCCCCCGCCGGCGTCACCACGATCGAACTCTACATCACCAGCCAAAAGACCGGCTTTCGCGATGAGTACATCAACATGGTCGACGCCGCCTCGTGCCACGTGCTCATCGACGCCGTCTACGAGCCCACGTTTGAGCATCTGGGCGACGAGTTTGGCAAAACGATCTTGGGCTTCTTTACCGACGAGCCCGGCTTTATGAACGAGAAGGGCACCACGCTCGACGATGCCTCTACCAGCAGCTTTATCGGGCGAAACGACTTGGCGCTGCCGTGGTCGGACGAGCTTGCCCGCCGCCTACATGATGCGCTTGGCGAGAATTGGCTTACCAAGTTGCACGGCCTTTGGACGCGCGAGGCAAACGGCGCCCAGGTTCGCCACGCCTATATGGACCTTGCTACGCAGCTCTACCGCAGCTGCTTTGACGAGCAGATTGGCGATTGGTGCCGCGCGCACGGCATTATGCACATTGGCCACGTGATCGAGGACAAGAGTTGCCACACGCGCCTGGGCCAGGGCGCCGGACATTACTTCCGCGCGGTCGCGGGGCAGGGCATGGCTGGCGTGGATGTGGTCATCAACCAACTTGCCCCCGGAATTGACCGCGGGCGCTACAGCTACTTCCACGGCGCATGGAACATGGAGTTCTTTACGTACGCGCTCGCCAAGTTGGGATCTTCGGCAGCGCGCCTCGACCCCAAAAAGCAGGGGCGCTGCATGGCCGAGGTCTTTGGCGCCTTTGGCTGGCACGAGGGCCTGCGCGAGATGAAGTGGATCGCCGACCATATGCTCGTCCGCGGTATTAACTGGTTTACGCCGCACGCGTTTAGCATGGCGCCCTTCCCCGATTGGGACTGCCCGCCGCACTTTTACGCGCACGGCAACAACCCGCAATGGCCGCACTTTGGCCAGCTCATGCGCTATATGAATCGCACGGCGACGCTCCTTTCGGAAGGCGCTGCCGCTCGCCCCGTCGCCATTCTGTACCATGCCGACGCCGAATGGGCCGGCAACGCCATGCCCGTCGAGCGCGTGGCGGCCGAACTCACGCGCGCGCAGATCGACTTTGATTTTGTGCCGGCAGAGGCTTTTGAGAATGAGGAGCGTTACGAGGTTTCGATTGCCGATGGAATGCTGGCTGTTAACGGCTGTCGCTACCAGGCGTTTGTCATGCCAGGCGCCTCGTTTATTGGCGCGGCTACAGCGGAAGAGGTGAGGCGCATGATGGCCGCGGGTGTCACGGTGCTCGCTGCTGACGAAGTGCCCGGCGCTCTTTATGACGCGGATGGCGCAGCCGATCTGGACGGGCTTACGGCAACGCCACTTGCCGATGTGGCGGACGCGCTGGCAGACGCGGGGCTGCAGACCGTTGTGACCGATAGGCCACAGCCCTGGCTGCGCGCACTTCGCTACGAGCGTGCCGGCGAGACCTACGTCATGTTGGTCAACGAGCACCCACGTGAAAGCATTTGCTGCACGGTTTCGCTTCCGCAAGACAAGTGTCTTTGCGGAACGCGCCTCGACCTGCTGAACAGCACCAAGCCCGTTGCGCTTGACGGCGTGCTGGAGCTGGCGCCTTACGAGAGCTGCGTTGTTGTTCTGGAGGCAAGCGGCGCAATCGAGCCCGCGGACTGTACCGACACGAGCACACGTGCAACGCTCGCCCTCGACATCAGCCACCCCTGGACCGTTGCCCTCTCCCCTGCCGGCAGCGATGGAACCTTTGGCGAGCCGCAAAAGCTCGAGCAGCTGTGTGACCTCACGGCCGAGCAGTTCCCCGGCGTATGTGGTACGTTCCGCTATCGCACGTCGTTCGAGCTGGCCGACGACCTCGCCCACACCGTCATTGACCTAGGGGATGTCTACGAAGTCGCAACGCTCACGCTCGACGGACAAACGCTCGGCACGCGCATCTGCCCACCCTATCGCTTTGCGACAGGCACACTTGCCGCCGGCACGCACGAGCTCACCATCGATGTCATCAACACGCTCGACCATGCGATTCCCGACATCTTCGCCCTCACCGAGCCCGTCGCGCCCAGCGGTGTCCTCGGCCCCGTTACCCTTCGCGGGCAAAACCTGCCAAAATAAACCTGTCCCTTTTTGGCAGGTTTGGCGAGTGCGGGAGTTCGAATGGATATCAAACGCAAGATTACCGAGGCGCAGGGCCTAACCCCTACCGAGCAGCAGCTCGGCATCTCGGCCCTTGCCATGGGCGGGGAGATCCGTGGACTACCCATTAAGGAGTTTGCTGCCCGCACCAACGTTTCGGTCGCGAGCGTGCACCGCTTTTGCAAAAAGCTCGGCCTCGAGGGCTTTAAGGACCTCAAGGTCGAGCTCATCCGCCTGGCGACCGAGGCGGGCAACCGCCGCGACGTGGATATCAACTTTCCCTTCGATGCCACGTCCACGCCTGCACAGGTTATGGAACGCATGGAAGGGCTCTACCAGACCACGCTGGCCGAAACACAGGAGCTGCTCGACCCCGCGCAGCTCGACCACGCCGCCAAACTGATCGCGAAGGCACGGCAGGTCGATATCTACACCGGCTCGCACAACCTCTATCCAGCGGGGATGTTCCACGACCGCTTGCTTTCGTCCGGCAAGAGCGCCACATGCTACAGCAGCACCGAGGCCCAGGTGCGCACGGCGCTCGCCTCGGATTCCGGCAATGTGGCGATCGTAATCTCCTACAGCGGCCTTGCGCCCAACCTCAAGGAAATCTTGCCGATCCTCAGCAGCCGACATGTTCCCGTCATTGTCATCGGCACACCTTATTGTGCGCGCCTGCACCCCGGCTTTGCCGCCTACCTCACGGTGAGCGACCACGAGAGCATGACGCACCGCATCACGCAGTTCGCCAGCCACATCGCCGTGCAATACGTGCTCGATTCGCTCTACAGCAGCTACTTTGCCAAAGACTACGCCCGCTGCGCCGAGTTCCTAGAGCGCTCGTTCCCCTACACCCGCCTCCCCGGCCTCAAATAACAATCCGGCCCCACCGCGCCTCCAATCGCCCTCCTAAGTTGCGGTGAAATAGCTCCTGTTTAGGCTCTAAACCAGCACTTTCAGGAACTATTCCACCGCAACTCGTTGGCGCAGGGGCATCGGGCGGACAGCGGGCTTTTACTTGCGAGGCGTCGGCAAAACAAAGAGTCCGTGCTGGTTGCAGTAGAGGTACATTCTGCCGCGTCCGGTGATATGAAAACGCGGTTGCACCGATTGCTCTGGATAGAGCTTCTTGAGGCAGATGCCATCCATAGTCGCATATGCCACAAAGCTAATGTAATGATCCTTGGTCATGGGATGGTCGAGCGTGACGTACCAATCGTCCTCGATGCGCTCGATGGAAAAGGCGTGGTCCGCGTCCGGCTCTTCGGCCTCCTGGGGAAACATCGTGGAGCCGCAGCAGCTAAAGCTGCCTTCTCCGAGCGCGTGCACAACGTTTCCGCAGATAGGGCAAACGTAAAAGACGCCTTTGAGCATATTGCCTGCACGGTTGGCGTTGGCCC
Protein-coding regions in this window:
- a CDS encoding glycosyl hydrolase, whose protein sequence is MAAYFEQVLGGIYDNHVLPFLWLKGEARETITEYLEQIAGADIREVCLESRTHPDFCRDGWWSDLRFIIGECKRLGLKIWLLDDAHFPTGYANGALAGDGVDPALKKTVLKHRTITVVGPQPSTTIKLGNLMDPTERFVGAAAFDAAGAPLDLALAVEHGDDGAPARLRFDAPAGVTTIELYITSQKTGFRDEYINMVDAASCHVLIDAVYEPTFEHLGDEFGKTILGFFTDEPGFMNEKGTTLDDASTSSFIGRNDLALPWSDELARRLHDALGENWLTKLHGLWTREANGAQVRHAYMDLATQLYRSCFDEQIGDWCRAHGIMHIGHVIEDKSCHTRLGQGAGHYFRAVAGQGMAGVDVVINQLAPGIDRGRYSYFHGAWNMEFFTYALAKLGSSAARLDPKKQGRCMAEVFGAFGWHEGLREMKWIADHMLVRGINWFTPHAFSMAPFPDWDCPPHFYAHGNNPQWPHFGQLMRYMNRTATLLSEGAAARPVAILYHADAEWAGNAMPVERVAAELTRAQIDFDFVPAEAFENEERYEVSIADGMLAVNGCRYQAFVMPGASFIGAATAEEVRRMMAAGVTVLAADEVPGALYDADGAADLDGLTATPLADVADALADAGLQTVVTDRPQPWLRALRYERAGETYVMLVNEHPRESICCTVSLPQDKCLCGTRLDLLNSTKPVALDGVLELAPYESCVVVLEASGAIEPADCTDTSTRATLALDISHPWTVALSPAGSDGTFGEPQKLEQLCDLTAEQFPGVCGTFRYRTSFELADDLAHTVIDLGDVYEVATLTLDGQTLGTRICPPYRFATGTLAAGTHELTIDVINTLDHAIPDIFALTEPVAPSGVLGPVTLRGQNLPK
- a CDS encoding MurR/RpiR family transcriptional regulator, translated to MDIKRKITEAQGLTPTEQQLGISALAMGGEIRGLPIKEFAARTNVSVASVHRFCKKLGLEGFKDLKVELIRLATEAGNRRDVDINFPFDATSTPAQVMERMEGLYQTTLAETQELLDPAQLDHAAKLIAKARQVDIYTGSHNLYPAGMFHDRLLSSGKSATCYSSTEAQVRTALASDSGNVAIVISYSGLAPNLKEILPILSSRHVPVIVIGTPYCARLHPGFAAYLTVSDHESMTHRITQFASHIAVQYVLDSLYSSYFAKDYARCAEFLERSFPYTRLPGLK
- a CDS encoding helix-turn-helix domain-containing protein produces the protein MAAHAIKRLREDRGLTQRALAESLGVTDKAVSKWESGRGLPDISLVEPLAQRLGISVAELLAGDIRANANRAGNMLKGVFYVCPICGNVVHALGEGSFSCCGSTMFPQEAEEPDADHAFSIERIEDDWYVTLDHPMTKDHYISFVAYATMDGICLKKLYPEQSVQPRFHITGRGRMYLYCNQHGLFVLPTPRK